A region of Muntiacus reevesi chromosome 11, mMunRee1.1, whole genome shotgun sequence DNA encodes the following proteins:
- the LOC136144483 gene encoding LOW QUALITY PROTEIN: small ribosomal subunit protein uS12-like (The sequence of the model RefSeq protein was modified relative to this genomic sequence to represent the inferred CDS: inserted 2 bases in 2 codons): MSVTVFARKLCSRRRAQKRHYXQYKEAHLGTXPFRRTSHAKRIVLEEIGVEAKQPNSAIRKCVRVQFTKNGKKPQPFVPSDGCLNFIEENDEVLVAGFGCKGHAVGDFPGVHFKAVEVASVSFLALHKCKKDRPRS; encoded by the exons ATGAGTGTCACAGTCTTTGCCAGGAAGCTCTGTAGCCGCCGACGAGCCCAGAAGCGGCATT AACAGTACAAGGAAGCCCATTTGGGCA GCCCTTTTAGACGCACTTCTCATGCCAAGAGAATTGTGCTCGAAGAAATAGGGGTTGAAGCCAAACAGCCAAATTCTGCCATCAGGAAATGTGTCAGGGTTCAGTTCACCAAGAATGGCAAAAAACCACAGCCTTTTGTACCCAGTGATGGTTGCTTGAATTTTATTGAGGAAAATGATGAAGTTCTGGTTGCTGGATTTGGTTGCAAAGGTCATGCTGTTGGTGACTTTCCTGGAGTCCACTTTAAGGCTGTCGAAGTAGCCAGTGTCTCTTTTTTGGCCTTACACAAATGCAAGAAGGATAGACCAAGATCATAA